GAGAAACTCCTTAAGTTACTATAATTCTATGTCTTAGCTTTTGAACATCATTTTCACTTGAATGTGGTGAGAGTAACTAAGTACCATActatgtttttatgtttttttataggTAAAGATAATGTTTTGATGTATTTCATTCCTCCATAAGgtgtcctttttctttctcttaagTAAATGTgctatttccatttttatgtATTTCATCATTGTTGACTAGCAGGGCCTGGTGCAACAATTGGAGGAATGTGTGCTACACGTTGCTCTGGATCCCTAGCTGTTAGGTAGTTATTCTGCTCTTTTAGCTTTTAATTTTGTGATCGACTCAATATCCTTTGACTCATTACATGTGAGATTGCTTTCTGATTGTTTACTGGTGTAATTAAACTTAATTGAATAAATGCATTTTAACTTTTTCAGTGCTAATATACAAGGCCCTTGACTGAGCTTTAACCTTTTATATAAAGAAACTCTTTAAATTAGCACCTAATTCAGTGTCTTATGGAAGTTATTGGTTTAAGCTCAGATGATGCTGCCCTAGCTCTACCTGTTATTGTTGATACGTGTCATGTGATATCCTTTATCATTACTTAGGCATAAATACGTGTTTTACAAGGAACTCATAATAACATCAATGAGATCTGGTAAATTTTGAAGATGAATGGTAGATTTTGTCACATGTCTCCTCCTAACATTAGCCGCCCTGCTGTCCACTTTCTTTAGGACCTCTTTTACGTGCCCtgggtctctctctctctctctaacttaACGTTCAAGCTACTCATTCTGTGGTagtaatatttcttttctttaatctTATGTTTGGGGTCTTAGCACGTAAATTTTAGCTTCTTTGGTCTGGTTTACTATTCCttttaatgattttgtttttagaatgTAGGTATGGAACCATGCGTGATAATGTCATCAGTCTCAAGGTTTGATTATTTTTACTAATGCTTGAaacactttttatttttgagaagaaacaaatagaaaaattaaaagagtaCAAGAAAGTGAACAAGGAGTCcgccaacaaacaaaataaagctTCCTTACAATAAAGAAACTAACCAAAAGCTTCCTTACAATCTAGCATAAATAAGAGAGTGAAGAATCCCAAACGAAAATATAACAGAGGAGTTATCCAATAGATGCCTTCCAGTATAGCAGAATAGAAGAGAGCGAAAGGTCCCTGAACTCTGATGAAGCAGAAGcccaaagtgaagaaaaaaatctcACCCTCTCCCAAAGCTCTTCTATCCCATCCCTTATTACAGTGAAAAATCCTTCTATTCCTCTCCATCCATACTACCCACAAAAGAGCCATCCTGCAGCAACCCAACCACACTTTAGCCTTCTTTCCTTTACGAAAAGTAGCAATATTTTCACAAAGCAGTGAATAACACCCTTCTGGAATCACCTAGCCTCCTTGAATAATAAATACCACAACATTAACAATGAACAAACAGATGATCAGGATTTTCTCCTTTCATTAAAGCTTCTGGACAATGAACAAACGGCTTGGATCACTTGTGTTATTCTGTTTTCTTATGTTGTTTATCTTCCAGGTAGTTCTTGCAAATGGAGATGTTGTGAAGACTGCATCTCGTGCTCGAAAGAGTGCTGCAGGGTTCgttttaagttttttaaaaatagagaTGTGGTTTATCTTCTAGGAGATTCTTGGAAACTCAGTCACGTTGTGAGCCTTATAAAATATGCATGTCATAGGTATGATTTAACCCGCCTGGTGATTGGTAGTGAAGGAACTCTTGGTGTAATAACAGAAGTCACTTTACGGCTTCAAAAAATTCCACAATATTCAGTGGTATGCTGATAGGTCTTCTATTATATctaaaaacttcatttttcttaaaaaaaatgtgaccTCTCTTTGGACGTCTCCTATGATATTCATTAATATTATGATTTCTCCCTTCCACAAGAAATTTTTATCTCAGTTGATTAATTCTTGCAGTTACATTATCCTCACTTACAATTATGTTTAAAGGTACTTTTATATAGCATTCCATTATTAATTGTGACAGAAATTTGCAGGTTGCTGTGTGTAATTTTCCTACAGTTAAGGATGCAGCAGATGTTGCTATTGCTACTATGCTGTCTGGAATACAGGTAGAGCTTTAGCTGCTAACATATATGCATTAACGTTTTAAATTCTTCATAGATTTCCTCTTCATAATCATTAGGTGTCAAGGGTTGAACTACTGGATGAGGTTCAAGTGAGGGCCATCAACATTGCTAATGGGAAGAGTTTTCCTGAAACTCCGACTTTAATGTTCGAATTTATAGGCACAGGTGAAATAGGGTCTCTTCTTTTCTGTCTTGGCTGTCATGtactgtttttatttatttttggctaAATATATTTCTAAAAGGAGAACATTTCTACAATCGAGCTAACTGCACCCGATGTCAAAAAACTATTTCGTTTTTCCCTCTCTCGATATATGACGAAGTCATGAAATTTACAAATGATTTGACACACAGGGAACATTAAGGTGGAATCTGGCAGTTCATGCTCTAGTTTCTAACTGACTTAATCCTATTATATAGGCATTGAAAAATGCAGTTGATTATCTTAGTAGGTAAAGGTCTGTAATTGCCTCTTGGATCAACTGCTGATTCTTTAATTGGCCCTGGCTGTACCTGTTTCctggagaaaaaaatatggggaaagaaaaagaaaaatgagggAAACAAGAGAGAATATTCATGTCCAAGTGGATGCCAAATTCCTATGATCAATTGCACTGGAAGAGCTAGATTAGTATGCCAGCAAGGAACCAAGAAATAGTATTTTCATTATGACCACAGGCTTTATTTTGTTGAACCCCTGCCCCTCTTCCCATCAAGTCAACATTGACATTTCATTTTACAGAAAAAGTTATTAAGATGCCTTCTCTACTTCTTGTGATTCgcgatttattttctttatgtttttcaGAGGCATATTCCCGTGAACAAACCCTTATAGTTAAGAAGATTGCTTCTGAACACAATGGGTCAGACTTTGTTTTTGCGGAAGATCCTGAAACTAAAAAGGAACTTTGGAAGGTATTCAATACTTAATTGGTGTACAAGAAGTAAATGGAATTCTTTTCTTGTGTCAGTTGTGGGTTTGTGGTTGGTAAATCTCTCTTTGtatgtgttgaagaatataagtaccacatcggaaacttgactaaataaaataccatatataatgaatggttccaCTACTAGTATCACCAaggccttttgtgataaaacccaCACCTACTGAGCTTTGTAGGCAGTTAACTTGGGGACAATATCTGTGTTGTTAGTAGTGGGCCGCTGGTCTGTCTCTCTGAATTTAACATGGTATTAGAGCGGGTTGATTGACTGGTCTTGAATTGGGCCTTTACGCTTACCCAATATGTGGTGTTCACATGTTGGGCTTGAATGTTTACCCCTACTCCTCACCCAATACGTGGTGTTCACATGTTGGGCTTAAATGATTGACTCCGATGTGGACTTGGCTCCACGCGTAGCCCACTATGTGATGGTCTCACGTGAGGTGGCGTGTTGAAGAATACAAGCcccacatcggaaacttgactaaataaagtacaatatataatgaatggttccaCTACTAATATCACCGAGGCGTTATGTGTGCTCTTTATTTATGGAACttacaatttcttttgtttgaaccatactcaacaaaaaaaatcacactTGATTTTATTACTTTATCACTTATTGACTTTCAAAATTGGGGCAAgtgcaaataaaaaattaagtatttTGTCATATGCCGCGCTTTGGCTTGTAGATTCTTGTCCTCGCTATTTGATATTTCACTGAATAAAATATGTGGCTGCATATTCATTTCTATTGAAAGAATTATGTTTCTGGGTGCACCTATTGTCCAAATTTACAGGTTAATTGCAGCTtgatttcaaattgttttgatattaTATTTCTGACGTAGATAGTTGAGTTCTTTGATAGATCCAGCTAGTCCTTGTTGTCTTACTCTATATTTAAATCTTTTGTTACATGCAGATGAGGAAGGAGGCACTTTGGGCATGCTTTGCAATGGAGCCTAATTTCGAGGCAATGATTTCGGTCAGTTAATATCAGTATATTTGAATTATAGTTCTGGACTTTTATGTGCATTTGTTTATCTCTGCATATAAAGTTGCCAAACATTTTAAATGAGTTCGAACATTGCTATCAGAATATGCTACTGAGAGCAATCAGTGAATCCTACATGTGCTTATGCTTGACATGGAGTATATTCctatgctttttctttttctttttaactttgGTGGGGGGGTGGGGGGAGAGATGGGGTGACCACTGGGATGTTTTTCTCTTGttctattaatttaattcGTTGCTTTGTACATGTTTTATATGCTGCCATTTCTCTAAAAGCATTTTTCCTTGTTGGCTCAGTAAGAGCATagtagagaagaaaagaatgtaTTGCGTGTGAAAGGGGAAGGATTCTTAAGAATCTcgctttgttttcttttcttacctTTCATCCTTTCAGGCAATCTGGTGGATCTTTTGAAAATTAACTTAAGTTTTTCATTACAAGTTCCTAAAGTTTCAACGGTTTCCTATGCTTCCTAATTCTCTTGAGTTGCATACATGGAATTATATTAAATACAAAGAAATAGTTTATGGGTTGTTAAACTCACATTTTTGGTTTCCTTCGATTCTCAAAggtgctttttttatttatgttttactTTTCACTATGTGCAGGACGTATGTGTTCCTCTATCATGCCTTGCAGAATTGATATCAAGGTCCAAACAAGAGCTGGATGCATCAGAACTGATTTGGTAATGTAAAGTCAAATGACTGTATTCCCATATTATTCAGGAGAGAAGTTATGATGAAATATATTGTTGTTCACCGATAGCCTGGACGATTATATGGACTAACTGTTGTagtgcctttttttttttttttttctccctaaCAACAGCACAGTTATTGCTCATGCTGGTGATGGGAACTTCCACACAGTGATTCTTTTTGACCCTAACAATGAAGAACATCGACAAGAA
This Prunus dulcis unplaced genomic scaffold, ALMONDv2, whole genome shotgun sequence DNA region includes the following protein-coding sequences:
- the LOC117613058 gene encoding D-lactate dehydrogenase [cytochrome], mitochondrial, giving the protein FRSEEQVSKIVRSCDKHKVPIVPYGGATSLEGHTLSPNGGVCIDMSLMNRVKALHVEDMDVVVEPGVGWMELNEYLEPYGLFFPLDPGPGATIGGMCATRCSGSLAVRYGTMRDNVISLKVVLANGDVVKTASRARKSAAGYDLTRLVIGSEGTLGVITEVTLRLQKIPQYSVVAVCNFPTVKDAADVAIATMLSGIQVSRVELLDEVQVRAINIANGKSFPETPTLMFEFIGTEAYSREQTLIVKKIASEHNGSDFVFAEDPETKKELWKMRKEALWACFAMEPNFEAMISDVCVPLSCLAELISRSKQELDASELICTVIAHAGDGNFHTVILFDPNNEEHRQEAQRLNHFMVHTALSMEGTCTGEHGVGTGKIKYLEQELGMEALKTMKRIKAALDPNNTMNPGKLIPSHVCF